From the Rhinoderma darwinii isolate aRhiDar2 chromosome 12, aRhiDar2.hap1, whole genome shotgun sequence genome, one window contains:
- the LOC142664476 gene encoding palmitoyltransferase ZDHHC3-like: MAGCVRDPCGLLCILLTYLSLGYADYVILRHILLHSFTGSIWCPLHAVGFNLTVFLLLACHTRAVFSDPGAVPLPETAIDFSDLRSSTPRKSDRGNEDWTVCNRCETYRPPRAHHCRICHRCIRRMDHHCPWINNCVGELNQKYFIQFLFYTGLTSLYAMGLVLAAWLWPTKKGSGEGAEKEAPAHSHVQMAHCILLLVESALFGLFVTVIFYDQIVSIITDETPIEQLRNRLLKEAKKEVTHSRKPKMALLREVFGRGFMICWFFPCNSPPSSGGPAYSYLPDYDV; this comes from the exons ATGGCGGGCTGTGTGCGGGACCCCTGCGGACTCCTGTGTATCCTCCTCACCTACCTGAGCCTGGGCTACGCCGACTACGTCATCCTGCGGCACATCCTGCTGCACAGCTTCACCGGGAG CATTTGGTGTCCGCTCCATGCCGTCGGCTTCAATCTGACGGTCTTCCTGCTCCTGGCCTGTCACACCCGCGCCGTCTTCTCTGACCCAG GAGCCGTCCCTTTACCGGAAACCGCCATTGACTTTTCAGACTTGCGCTCTAGCACACCGCGGAAAAGTGACCGG GGTAATGAGGACTGGACGGTGTGCAACCGCTGCGAGACCTACCGCCCCCCGCGAGCTCACCACTGCCGCATCTGTCACCGCTGTATACGGAGAATGGATCACCACTGCCCCTG GATAAATAACTGTGTCGGGGAATTAAACCAAAAATATTTCATCCAGTTCCTGTTTTATACAG GCCTGACAAGTCTTTATGCCATGGGCCTAGTGCTGGCCGCTTGGCTCTGGCCAACCAAGAAGGGATCGGGGGAGGGTGCAGAGAAGGAGGCGCCCGCTCACAGCCACGTACAGAT GGCTCACTGCATCCTCCTCCTCGTGGAGTCCGCGCTCTTCGGGCTTTTCGTCACCGTTATCTTCTATGATCAG ATCGTCTCGATCATCACAGATGAGACTCCCATAGAACAACTGAGGAACAGACTCCTGAAGGAGGCCAAGAAGGAGGTCACCCACAGCCGCAAACCAAAGATGGCGCTCCTGAGGGAGGTGTTCGGTAGAG GTTTCATGATCTGCTGGTTCTTCCCGTGTAACAGCCCCCCGTCCTCCGGTGGTCCCGCATACAGCTACCTCCCTGACTATGATGTCTAG
- the LOC142665177 gene encoding toll-like receptor 2 — protein MCHCVGRPLLLLIFLFGAVTLCGSVCDIRPDGKHVHCKGKNLGYVPQDMSEDLEYLDLSYNTLTEVRPGMFSHYPNLQTLNLSFNNISRIENGSFEVNLLLRNLSLFNNSLMEIPISSLEPLKGLQILELSNNFYKCPTLGANFSKLVNLQDLSIGGSLVSSVHRRDFAALRNISLKKFSLKTKSSLDHYEPGAFSELNTEALWLDVALDKNPDLLTDMLKDLNGKNLATLRFRNLFEFSYYEGLKDIFSFLPAIDVRNLVFYRGKFNENLLRLVLQNTQISNLKNLLLLSVDFARSPNVNRTDVAIDNLVLENLVIKDVTNPDILRFDWTFTWFRKVTHLSIINVNFNFVPCDAWGEMANVVTLNISENRLFAKYLFNLLCQQNVLPNIETFNVSHNQIHSLRTISLLTAGWLKLTQLDLANNFIGSYNESCEWKNSIKILVLMDNKLTVDVFRCLPLTLEYLDMSNSQLERLNMSYFDQATNLTQLILRNNKLKFIPTGWHNPNLQVLALEGNSFGVIEEGSFQTLVQLRELTAGNNPYHCTCDLNAFITETLNKESFSLSDWPDDYYCYHPPSLLDTRIEFFSPGKLECDVRLVVAVSASATAFVLLVSMLLCYRFDVPWYLRATCQIIRAKYRSEDGQNRRDYAYHTFISYSYSDADWVRGVLLPRLENSDPPYRVCIHERDFLPGKWIIDNIIENIENSRKIIFVLSHNFVNSEWCNYELYFAHQRAIGHAFEDVILVVKENISMEDLPKKFCRLRKMLSTKTYLEWPLEENRQSFFWVQLKNILGKASRSLSGQDNVSVNETVDVGVDDNSEELVTKTAKSNSNLPGS, from the coding sequence ATGTGTCACTGTGTTGGGCGCCCGCTGTTGCTTCTCATCTTTCTCTTCGGTGCAGTGACGTTGTGTGGGTCGGTTTGTGACATTAGACCAGATGGGAAACATGTCCACTGTAAAGGGAAAAACCTGGGTTATGTCCCTCAGGACATGTCGGAGGACCTGGAATATCTGGACTTGTCCTATAACACGCTCACAGAAGTGAGACCCGGCATGTTCTCCCACTACCCCAACCTACAGACCCTAAACCTCAGCTTCAATAACATTTCCCGCATAGAGAACGGATCATTCGAGGTCAACCTCCTCCTGAGGAACCTCAGCTTGTTCAACAACTCCCTCATGGAGATCCCAATTTCATCCCTGGAACCTCTGAAGGGCTTGCAGATCCTCGAGTTGTCCAATAACTTCTACAAGTGCCCCACCCTCGGGGCAAACTTCAGCAAATTAGTAAATTTACAAGATTTATCCATCGGGGGGTCTCTAGTTTCTAGTGTTCATAGACGCGACTTTGCCGCCCTCCGGAATATCAGTCTGAAGAAGTTCTCTTTGAAGACCAAGTCAAGTTTGGACCATTATGAACCAGGGGCGTTCTCGGAGCTGAACACGGAGGCCTTATGGTTGGACGTAGCCCTGGACAAGAATCCCGATTTGCTAACCGATATGTTAAAGGACCTGAATGGGAAAAACTTGGCCACTCTCCGTTTCCGAAACTTGTTTGAGTTTTCTTATTACGAAGGTCTCAAGGACATCTTCTCCTTCTTGCCGGCCATTGACGTGAGAAATCTGGTCTTCTACAGAGGAAAATTTAACGAGAATCTTCTCCGTCTGGTCTTGCAGAACACTCAGATATCCAATCTCAAAAACCTTTTACTGCTGTCCGTGGATTTTGCTCGTTCCCCCAACGTCAACCGGACGGACGTGGCCATCGATAACCTGGTTCTGGAGAACTTGGTCATAAAGGACGTCACTAACCCAGATATCCTCAGGTTTGACTGGACCTTCACGTGGTTCAGGAAAGTCACCCACCTGAGCATCATCAACGTCAACTTCAACTTTGTCCCCTGTGACGCTTGGGGTGAAATGGCGAATGTCGTCACGTTAAACATATCGGAAAACCGTCTGTTTGCCAAGTACCTGTTCAACTTATTGTGTCAGCAGAACGTGCTGCCCAACATCGAGACCTTCAATGTCAGCCATAATCAGATCCATAGTCTGAGGACCATCTCGTTGTTGACGGCTGGTTGGCTGAAGCTCACCCAACTGGACCTGGCCAATAATTTCATCGGGAGCTACAACGAGTCGTGTGAGTGGAAAAACAGCATCAAAATCCTGGTCTTAATGGACAATAAGCTGACGGTGGACGTGTTTCGGTGCCTGCCCCTAACACTGGAATATCTGGACATGTCGAATTCCCAACTGGAACGTCTAAACATGAGTTATTTCGACCAAGCCACCAACCTGACGCAACTCATTCTCAGAAACAATAAACTCAAGTTCATACCAACCGGCTGGCACAACCCCAACCTCCAAGTCCTGGCCCTCGAAGGGAACTCATTCGGGGTTATCGAAGAAGGATCTTTCCAAACCTTGGTCCAACTGAGAGAGTTGACTGCCGGGAACAATCCTTATCATTGTACGTGTGACCTCAACGCCTTCATCACCGAGACCCTCAATAAGGAGTCCTTTTCTCTTTCGGACTGGCCGGACGACTACTACTGCTATCATCCACCATCCCTATTGGACACCAGGATTGAATTCTTCAGCCCGGGGAAGCTGGAGTGTGACGTCCGCTTGGTGGTGGCGGTCTCCGCCTCGGCGACCGCTTTCGTACTCCTGGTCAGCATGTTGCTTTGCTATAGATTTGATGTCCCGTGGTATTTGAGGGCAACGTGTCAGATAATTCGAGCCAAATACCGGTCCGAGGACGGTCAGAATAGGCGAGACTACGCCTATCACACCTTCATCTCCTATAGCTACTCGGACGCGGATTGGGTAAGAGGAGTGTTACTGCCTCGTCTGGAGAACTCCGACCCTCCGTATAGGGTTTGCATTCATGAACGGGACTTCCTTCCGGGGAAATGGATTATCGACAACATCATAGAGAACATCGAGAACAGCCGGAAGATCATCTTCGTGTTGTCTCACAACTTCGTCAACAGCGAGTGGTGTAACTACGAGCTGTACTTCGCCCACCAGAGGGCCATCGGCCACGCCTTTGAAGACGTCATTCTGGTGGTCAAGGAGAACATCAGTATGGAGGACCTGCCCAAAAAGTTTTGCCGGCTGAGAAAAATGCTAAGTACTAAAACGTATCTCGAGTGGCCTTTGGAGGAGAACCGGCAGTCGTTCTTTTGGGTCCAACTCAAGAACATCCTTGGTAAAGCCAGCAGAAGTCTTTCGGGACAGGACAACGTATCGGTGAATGAGACGGTTGATGTGGGTGTAGACGATAATTCAGAGGAACTTGTAACTAAGACCGCAAAGAGTAACTCAAACCTGCCCGGTAGCTGA